The following are encoded in a window of Flavobacterium cupriresistens genomic DNA:
- a CDS encoding class I lanthipeptide, whose protein sequence is MKKQNPTNKLAFNKTAVTELNETQLQDVNGGASTFTIFYPTIIVATLI, encoded by the coding sequence ATGAAAAAACAGAATCCAACGAACAAGCTTGCTTTCAATAAAACAGCTGTTACAGAATTAAATGAAACCCAATTGCAAGACGTAAATGGAGGTGCAAGCACTTTTACAATTTTCTATCCAACTATTATCGTCGCAACCTTAATCTAA
- a CDS encoding class I lanthipeptide, with protein MKNQNTTNKLAFNKVAVTELNDNQLQEVDGGGSRVSILPTIVITFV; from the coding sequence ATGAAAAACCAAAACACAACCAACAAGCTTGCTTTCAATAAAGTAGCTGTTACAGAATTAAACGACAATCAATTACAAGAAGTAGACGGAGGCGGAAGTCGTGTTTCAATTTTACCAACTATCGTAATCACTTTTGTGTAG
- a CDS encoding class I lanthipeptide yields MKNKNTINKLAFNKVAVAELNDNQMYDVDGGTSPTCLLVISYLLAKALD; encoded by the coding sequence ATGAAAAACAAAAACACAATCAACAAGTTAGCTTTCAATAAAGTAGCTGTTGCAGAATTAAACGACAACCAAATGTATGACGTTGACGGTGGAACAAGCCCAACATGTCTTTTAGTAATCAGTTATTTATTGGCCAAAGCCCTAGACTAA